A single region of the Corticium candelabrum chromosome 15, ooCorCand1.1, whole genome shotgun sequence genome encodes:
- the LOC134190566 gene encoding GTPase-activating protein and VPS9 domain-containing protein 1-like isoform X2 — MGELLDYVLSKPSVLAEMLTVCEREGIDVKGISGVIIYALFARSVTSDDEKTMTEVLHRLMLLQVKSCQNLRWFFSGNAQAFTYLFRTWCEGLLSAKAYLKASLQLPVMEIVRDADDSGWLEYDPDKTLQLMSDVDRDAFHNGSEQEKATVLDKIQNKVGVATSRLASFCIIILQSLHEQLDVFPNSIRWLAAEFKAALIESKELTEESIHCLLSDMIFTCFICPILNDPQKHGIATELVITNAAKHNLLRISQILRDLAIINEKQRAENLHQVHLSMDLDNWRSFLADLTTGVGETVSSPLLSSLGFQKTAVLATERELRILVNVLWHSHKSVYMHGLVTEPKMIDKLLRKIPSAYKPLHSPVTPPTTEVHLKPISHSEGSASLPASPSGQNSLYGLQPSPQSLQHGDNFMKHKRFHTSDTQEPRSFRVATISGTRGSFTVGDMAGTRRHTYNAAMLHRKQSVLVAADVLVVPLKTDCFTGQNATRIELKSEQQVLHGRTVSSVSVCSSTASTVNTRSSSGSRPTESEKHQGRPTSEEIRRSASFSVLPRSDDVNSSLFDAVHTAAGDTLLAKGNPFLATMPLSSTDRPCSLPLNLNLNVGEHSHNSDVKTHSLVTDEDVQVEITESNLEAFESLGSETGQGVGNQQQVGNSKMSNIPILTMDPPQGTAYPHDKVVDNFVVISSAQSNKSEQTKQKNVVMSDLLGNFDPIHSNQVAGSSQQTETVEFLVGSNEDPSQQQTVQPPCQLDGNSDIHDMLAGSGTGGLVDPSGNEKANSIDNVTIEPMPTLQGPERGRQGLLKKVSGTSASLSTSPVVSPRASPHSSPSSSPALLRKQKGKKLSRSDDTTSSVTSSTKSSVDDLILLSPDQSVIKEEDEDITLKYERKMQEQRRQQQELSSSVNLDVDDESCSDLGDSDDPLVAFTDAKRYLRNLFGSFDQWPLVGQTRSGYCERFEETGKPSELLEILHDSRDLESSGNHSKFYKCNVKWLLQLWLAEASEDEDGVRTASVKEALRSLDLLSLEKQVELLECMEHDYYQRWSYISYLTRTKQSLLRAIAMMERQLKRIGLYKQICWSNFTTMRVKALFEQQKQYLDSFAMKFENTQLTDEKSDLLDEFFQDIQSYMESDEAFSGISEKQKEHSLEVAERLCFSKVYSQAFYPNGEADFQKDTIMYDLIQQLSKKFSLSHVHAVYRKCAPWKDAQDALLAIGAHRSPRDKLHCIRKCTSCIMNTLHVSCSGRVPAADDFFPVMVYVIIKANPPHLPSTIQYLHNFQERHMSGELSYWWTQFCMAVEYIKTMKSPSH; from the exons ATGGGCGAGCTGCTTGACTATGTACTATCGAAGCCTTCCGTTTTGGCCGAGATGCTGACTGTGTGCGAGAGAGAGGGAATCGATGTGAAAGGCATTAGCGGCGTGATTATCTATGCTTTGTTTGCTCGTTCCGTAACATCCGACGACGAGAAGACAATGACGGAAGTGCTGCATCGTCTCATGCTATTGCAAGTCAAGAGTTGCCAGAATCTGCGCTGGTTTTTTAGTGGCAATGCGCAGGCGTTTACTTACCTCTTTCGCACGTGGTGTGAAGGTTTGCTTTCAGCAAAGGCATACTTGAAGGCGTCACTGCAGCTACCAGTGATGGAAATTGTCAGGGATGCTGATGACTCTGGCTGGTTGGAGTATGATCCAGACAAAACACTTCAGCTGATGTCTGACGTCGATAGGGATGCGTTTCACAATGGCAGTGAACAAGAAAAGGCCACAGTTTTGGACAAGATTCAAAATAAAGTTGGAGTAGCAACATCGAGACTTGCATCCTTTTGTATCATCATTCTGCAAAGTCTACACGAACAACTGGATGTATTTCCAAATTCTATTCGATGGCTGGCAGCCGAGTTCAAGGCAGCCCTAATTGAAAGCAAAGAATTGACAGAGGAAAGCATTCACTGTCTTCTGTCTGATATGATATTTACTTGCTTTATATGTCCCATTCTGAACGATCCTCAGAAACATGGTATAGCTACAGAACTTGTCATCACTAATGCGGCTAAACACAATCTTCTTCGAATCAGCCAGATCTTGCGGGATCTAGCAATCATTAATGAGAAGCAAAGAGCGGAAAACTTACATCAAGTCCATTTGAGTATGGATCTG GATAATTGGAGATCATTTCTTGCTGATCTTACTACTGGAGTAGGAGAGACTGTTTCTTCTCCTCTTCTATCATCACTTGGATTTCAGAAGACTGCTGTGCTTGCTACTGAACGGGAGTTAAGGATTCTTGTCAATGTTTTG TGGCATAGTCACAAGTCTGTTTACATGCATGGACTTGTAACTGAGCCGAAAATGATTGATAAACTTCTTCGTAAGATTCCGTCTGCTTACAAACCGTTGCATTCTCCAGTGACCCCACCAACTACAGAAGTACATCTCAAACCGATCAGTCATTCTGAAGGCTCAGCCTCACTTCCTGCTTCACCCAGTGGACAGAACAGCTTGTATGGTTTGCAGCCATCTCCTCAGTCTTTGCAGCATGGTGATAATTTCATGAAACACAAGCGCTTTCATACTTCAGACACACAAGAGCCTCGTTCTTTTCGAGTAGCTACTATTTCAGGAACACGAGGTAGTTTTACAGTTGGTGACATGGCTGGAACCAGACGGCACACCTACAATGCTGCCATGCTGCATCGAAAGCAATCTGTACTGGTGGCAGCTGATGTTCTAGTTGTACCATTGAAAACAGATTGTTTTACTGGTCAGAATGCCACTAGAATTGAACTGAAAAGCGAGCAGCAA GTTTTACATGGGCGTACAGTGTCTTCGGTGTCTGTTTGCTCATCTACTGCAAGCACAGTCAACACTAGAAGCAGCAGTGGAAGTCGTCCCACAGAAAGCGAGAAACATCAAGGTAGACCAACGTCTGAAGAAATTCGTCGTTCAGCTTCATTTTCTGTCTTGCCACGGTCAGATGATGTGAACAGTAGTCTCTTTGATGCTGTCCACACTGCTGCCGGTGACACACTATTGGCAAAGGGCAATCCATTCTTAGCAACCATGCCTCTTTCTTCAACTGACCGGCCATGTTCACTGCCCCTAAATCTTAATCTTAATGTTGGCGAGCATTCTCATAACAGCGATGTCAAAACACATTCACTGGTGACTGATGAAGATGTTCAGGTTGAAATCACGGAGTCAAATCTTGAGGCTTTTGAAAGTTTGGGATCAGAAACAGGGCAAGGTGTTGGAAATCAGCAGCAAGTTGGAAATTCCAAAATGTCAAATATTCCCATTTTAACCATGGATCCTCCTCAAGGTACTGCATATCCTCATGATAAAGTTGTAGATAATTTCGTAGTGATTTCTTCAGCCCAATCTAACAAATCagaacagacaaaacagaaaaatgttGTAATGTCTGACCTGTTGGGAAATTTTGATCCTATCCATTCCAATCAAGTTGCTGGTTCgtcacaacaaacagagactgTCGAGTTTTTGGTAGGTAGTAATGAAGATCCCTCACAACAGCAAACTGTGCAGCCACCTTGTCAATTGGATGGTAATTCTGATATTCATGACATGCTGGCTGGCAGTGGCACTGGTGGCCTAGTTGACCCATCAGGCAATGAAAAGGCAAACAGCATAGATAATGTAACGATTGAGCCAATGCCGACTCTACAAGGACCGGAGCGTGGCAGACAGGGACTTCTCAAGAAAGTATCTGGAA CGTCAGCTTCATTGTCCACATCACCTGTTGTTTCACCTCGAGCTAGCCCACATTCATCACCATCTTCTAGTCCAGCTCTGTTGAGAAAACAGAAGGGCAAGAAATTGTCTCGTAGTGATGATACTACTTCATCGGTTACAAGTTCTACCAAAAGCTCAGTTGATGACCTTATTCTTCTCAGTCCTGATCAGAGTGTGATTAAGGAAGAAGATGAGGATATAACTTTGAAGTATGAGAGAAAAATGCAGGAGCAAAGAAGACAGCAACAGGAACTTAGTAGTTCTGTCAATCTGGATGTTGATGATGAAAGTTGCAGTGACTTAGGAGACAGTGATGATCCTCTTGTTGCATTTACTGATGCCAAACGTTATTTGAGAAATTTGTTTGGATCTTTTGATCAATGGCCTCTTGTTGGACAAACACGGTCAGGATACTGTGAAAGGTTTGAAGAAACAGGGAAACCTAGTGAGTTGTTAGAAATCTTACACGATTCAAGAGACCTGGAAAGCAGTGGAAATCATTCTAAATTTTACAAGTGTAATGTGAAATGGTTGCTCCAGCTGTGGCTTGCTGAAGCTTCAGAAGATGAAGATGGTGTGCGAACTGCATCGGTAAAAGAAGCATTGCGAAGTCTTGATCTCCTTTCTCTGGAGAAGCAAGTAGAATTACTAGAATGTATGGAGCATGACTACTACCAACGTTGGTCTTACATCTCATACCTGACACGCACTAAACAATCATTGTTACGTGCCATTGCAATGATGGAAAGGCAATTGAAGCGAATAGGATT ATATAAACAAATCTGCTGGAGTAACTTCACCACAATGAGGGTGAAAGCTCTGTTTGAACAGCAGAAACAATATCTAGACTCTTTTGCAATGAAATTTGAAAACACTCAGCTGACAGATGAAAAG AGTGACCTTCTTGATGAGTTTTTTCAAGACATTCAGTCATACATGGAAAGCGATGAAGCTTTCAGTG GCATTtcagaaaaacagaaagagCACAGTTTAGAAGTTGCAGAGCGTCTATGTTTTAGTAAGGTATACTCACAAGCTTTCTATCCTAACGGTGAAGCTGACTTTCAGAAAGACAC GATCATGTATGACCTCATTCAACAACTTTCAAAGAAATTTTCTCTGAGCCATGTCCATGCA GTATATCGAAAATGTGCTCCATGGAAAGATGCTCAAGATGCACTCTTGGCCATCGGTGCCCACCGG AGCCCTCGTGACAAGCTTCACTGCATTCGAAAATGTACTTCATGTATTATGAACACCCTACATGTTTCTTGCTCAGGGCGTGTTCCTGCAGCGGATGATTTCTTTCCAGTCATGGTTTATGTCATAATCAAGGCAAACCCTCCACACCTCCCATCCACCATTCAGTACTTACACAATTTCCAAGAGAGACATATGTCTGGTGAGTTGTCCTACTGGTGGACACAGTTTTGTATGGCAGTTGAATACATTAAAACAATGAAATCGCCTTCACACTGA
- the LOC134190566 gene encoding GTPase-activating protein and VPS9 domain-containing protein 1-like isoform X1 encodes MGELLDYVLSKPSVLAEMLTVCEREGIDVKGISGVIIYALFARSVTSDDEKTMTEVLHRLMLLQVKSCQNLRWFFSGNAQAFTYLFRTWCEGLLSAKAYLKASLQLPVMEIVRDADDSGWLEYDPDKTLQLMSDVDRDAFHNGSEQEKATVLDKIQNKVGVATSRLASFCIIILQSLHEQLDVFPNSIRWLAAEFKAALIESKELTEESIHCLLSDMIFTCFICPILNDPQKHGIATELVITNAAKHNLLRISQILRDLAIINEKQRAENLHQVHLSMDLDNWRSFLADLTTGVGETVSSPLLSSLGFQKTAVLATERELRILVNVLWHSHKSVYMHGLVTEPKMIDKLLRKIPSAYKPLHSPVTPPTTEVHLKPISHSEGSASLPASPSGQNSLYGLQPSPQSLQHGDNFMKHKRFHTSDTQEPRSFRVATISGTRGSFTVGDMAGTRRHTYNAAMLHRKQSVLVAADVLVVPLKTDCFTGQNATRIELKSEQQVLHGRTVSSVSVCSSTASTVNTRSSSGSRPTESEKHQGRPTSEEIRRSASFSVLPRSDDVNSSLFDAVHTAAGDTLLAKGNPFLATMPLSSTDRPCSLPLNLNLNVGEHSHNSDVKTHSLVTDEDVQVEITESNLEAFESLGSETGQGVGNQQQVGNSKMSNIPILTMDPPQAQSNKSEQTKQKNVVMSDLLGNFDPIHSNQVAGSSQQTETVEFLVGSNEDPSQQQTVQPPCQLDGNSDIHDMLAGSGTGGLVDPSGNEKANSIDNVTIEPMPTLQGPERGRQGLLKKVSGSKIARIFRRKHNTESDSAPASASASLSTSPVVSPRASPHSSPSSSPALLRKQKGKKLSRSDDTTSSVTSSTKSSVDDLILLSPDQSVIKEEDEDITLKYERKMQEQRRQQQELSSSVNLDVDDESCSDLGDSDDPLVAFTDAKRYLRNLFGSFDQWPLVGQTRSGYCERFEETGKPSELLEILHDSRDLESSGNHSKFYKCNVKWLLQLWLAEASEDEDGVRTASVKEALRSLDLLSLEKQVELLECMEHDYYQRWSYISYLTRTKQSLLRAIAMMERQLKRIGLYKQICWSNFTTMRVKALFEQQKQYLDSFAMKFENTQLTDEKSDLLDEFFQDIQSYMESDEAFSGISEKQKEHSLEVAERLCFSKVYSQAFYPNGEADFQKDTIMYDLIQQLSKKFSLSHVHAVYRKCAPWKDAQDALLAIGAHRSPRDKLHCIRKCTSCIMNTLHVSCSGRVPAADDFFPVMVYVIIKANPPHLPSTIQYLHNFQERHMSGELSYWWTQFCMAVEYIKTMKSPSH; translated from the exons ATGGGCGAGCTGCTTGACTATGTACTATCGAAGCCTTCCGTTTTGGCCGAGATGCTGACTGTGTGCGAGAGAGAGGGAATCGATGTGAAAGGCATTAGCGGCGTGATTATCTATGCTTTGTTTGCTCGTTCCGTAACATCCGACGACGAGAAGACAATGACGGAAGTGCTGCATCGTCTCATGCTATTGCAAGTCAAGAGTTGCCAGAATCTGCGCTGGTTTTTTAGTGGCAATGCGCAGGCGTTTACTTACCTCTTTCGCACGTGGTGTGAAGGTTTGCTTTCAGCAAAGGCATACTTGAAGGCGTCACTGCAGCTACCAGTGATGGAAATTGTCAGGGATGCTGATGACTCTGGCTGGTTGGAGTATGATCCAGACAAAACACTTCAGCTGATGTCTGACGTCGATAGGGATGCGTTTCACAATGGCAGTGAACAAGAAAAGGCCACAGTTTTGGACAAGATTCAAAATAAAGTTGGAGTAGCAACATCGAGACTTGCATCCTTTTGTATCATCATTCTGCAAAGTCTACACGAACAACTGGATGTATTTCCAAATTCTATTCGATGGCTGGCAGCCGAGTTCAAGGCAGCCCTAATTGAAAGCAAAGAATTGACAGAGGAAAGCATTCACTGTCTTCTGTCTGATATGATATTTACTTGCTTTATATGTCCCATTCTGAACGATCCTCAGAAACATGGTATAGCTACAGAACTTGTCATCACTAATGCGGCTAAACACAATCTTCTTCGAATCAGCCAGATCTTGCGGGATCTAGCAATCATTAATGAGAAGCAAAGAGCGGAAAACTTACATCAAGTCCATTTGAGTATGGATCTG GATAATTGGAGATCATTTCTTGCTGATCTTACTACTGGAGTAGGAGAGACTGTTTCTTCTCCTCTTCTATCATCACTTGGATTTCAGAAGACTGCTGTGCTTGCTACTGAACGGGAGTTAAGGATTCTTGTCAATGTTTTG TGGCATAGTCACAAGTCTGTTTACATGCATGGACTTGTAACTGAGCCGAAAATGATTGATAAACTTCTTCGTAAGATTCCGTCTGCTTACAAACCGTTGCATTCTCCAGTGACCCCACCAACTACAGAAGTACATCTCAAACCGATCAGTCATTCTGAAGGCTCAGCCTCACTTCCTGCTTCACCCAGTGGACAGAACAGCTTGTATGGTTTGCAGCCATCTCCTCAGTCTTTGCAGCATGGTGATAATTTCATGAAACACAAGCGCTTTCATACTTCAGACACACAAGAGCCTCGTTCTTTTCGAGTAGCTACTATTTCAGGAACACGAGGTAGTTTTACAGTTGGTGACATGGCTGGAACCAGACGGCACACCTACAATGCTGCCATGCTGCATCGAAAGCAATCTGTACTGGTGGCAGCTGATGTTCTAGTTGTACCATTGAAAACAGATTGTTTTACTGGTCAGAATGCCACTAGAATTGAACTGAAAAGCGAGCAGCAA GTTTTACATGGGCGTACAGTGTCTTCGGTGTCTGTTTGCTCATCTACTGCAAGCACAGTCAACACTAGAAGCAGCAGTGGAAGTCGTCCCACAGAAAGCGAGAAACATCAAGGTAGACCAACGTCTGAAGAAATTCGTCGTTCAGCTTCATTTTCTGTCTTGCCACGGTCAGATGATGTGAACAGTAGTCTCTTTGATGCTGTCCACACTGCTGCCGGTGACACACTATTGGCAAAGGGCAATCCATTCTTAGCAACCATGCCTCTTTCTTCAACTGACCGGCCATGTTCACTGCCCCTAAATCTTAATCTTAATGTTGGCGAGCATTCTCATAACAGCGATGTCAAAACACATTCACTGGTGACTGATGAAGATGTTCAGGTTGAAATCACGGAGTCAAATCTTGAGGCTTTTGAAAGTTTGGGATCAGAAACAGGGCAAGGTGTTGGAAATCAGCAGCAAGTTGGAAATTCCAAAATGTCAAATATTCCCATTTTAACCATGGATCCTCCTCAAG CCCAATCTAACAAATCagaacagacaaaacagaaaaatgttGTAATGTCTGACCTGTTGGGAAATTTTGATCCTATCCATTCCAATCAAGTTGCTGGTTCgtcacaacaaacagagactgTCGAGTTTTTGGTAGGTAGTAATGAAGATCCCTCACAACAGCAAACTGTGCAGCCACCTTGTCAATTGGATGGTAATTCTGATATTCATGACATGCTGGCTGGCAGTGGCACTGGTGGCCTAGTTGACCCATCAGGCAATGAAAAGGCAAACAGCATAGATAATGTAACGATTGAGCCAATGCCGACTCTACAAGGACCGGAGCGTGGCAGACAGGGACTTCTCAAGAAAGTATCTGGAAGTAAGATTGCACGTATTTTTCGAAGAAAACACAATACTGAATCTGACTCTGCACCTGCTTCAGCGTCAGCTTCATTGTCCACATCACCTGTTGTTTCACCTCGAGCTAGCCCACATTCATCACCATCTTCTAGTCCAGCTCTGTTGAGAAAACAGAAGGGCAAGAAATTGTCTCGTAGTGATGATACTACTTCATCGGTTACAAGTTCTACCAAAAGCTCAGTTGATGACCTTATTCTTCTCAGTCCTGATCAGAGTGTGATTAAGGAAGAAGATGAGGATATAACTTTGAAGTATGAGAGAAAAATGCAGGAGCAAAGAAGACAGCAACAGGAACTTAGTAGTTCTGTCAATCTGGATGTTGATGATGAAAGTTGCAGTGACTTAGGAGACAGTGATGATCCTCTTGTTGCATTTACTGATGCCAAACGTTATTTGAGAAATTTGTTTGGATCTTTTGATCAATGGCCTCTTGTTGGACAAACACGGTCAGGATACTGTGAAAGGTTTGAAGAAACAGGGAAACCTAGTGAGTTGTTAGAAATCTTACACGATTCAAGAGACCTGGAAAGCAGTGGAAATCATTCTAAATTTTACAAGTGTAATGTGAAATGGTTGCTCCAGCTGTGGCTTGCTGAAGCTTCAGAAGATGAAGATGGTGTGCGAACTGCATCGGTAAAAGAAGCATTGCGAAGTCTTGATCTCCTTTCTCTGGAGAAGCAAGTAGAATTACTAGAATGTATGGAGCATGACTACTACCAACGTTGGTCTTACATCTCATACCTGACACGCACTAAACAATCATTGTTACGTGCCATTGCAATGATGGAAAGGCAATTGAAGCGAATAGGATT ATATAAACAAATCTGCTGGAGTAACTTCACCACAATGAGGGTGAAAGCTCTGTTTGAACAGCAGAAACAATATCTAGACTCTTTTGCAATGAAATTTGAAAACACTCAGCTGACAGATGAAAAG AGTGACCTTCTTGATGAGTTTTTTCAAGACATTCAGTCATACATGGAAAGCGATGAAGCTTTCAGTG GCATTtcagaaaaacagaaagagCACAGTTTAGAAGTTGCAGAGCGTCTATGTTTTAGTAAGGTATACTCACAAGCTTTCTATCCTAACGGTGAAGCTGACTTTCAGAAAGACAC GATCATGTATGACCTCATTCAACAACTTTCAAAGAAATTTTCTCTGAGCCATGTCCATGCA GTATATCGAAAATGTGCTCCATGGAAAGATGCTCAAGATGCACTCTTGGCCATCGGTGCCCACCGG AGCCCTCGTGACAAGCTTCACTGCATTCGAAAATGTACTTCATGTATTATGAACACCCTACATGTTTCTTGCTCAGGGCGTGTTCCTGCAGCGGATGATTTCTTTCCAGTCATGGTTTATGTCATAATCAAGGCAAACCCTCCACACCTCCCATCCACCATTCAGTACTTACACAATTTCCAAGAGAGACATATGTCTGGTGAGTTGTCCTACTGGTGGACACAGTTTTGTATGGCAGTTGAATACATTAAAACAATGAAATCGCCTTCACACTGA